A genomic stretch from Mesoplodon densirostris isolate mMesDen1 chromosome 3, mMesDen1 primary haplotype, whole genome shotgun sequence includes:
- the LOC132485885 gene encoding dual specificity protein kinase CLK4-like isoform X1: MGGIHVAVKIIKNMGQYHEAAHSEIEVLEHLNSTDPNNVFRCVQMLEWFDHHGHICIVFELLGLSTYDFIKENSFLPFQIDHIRQMAYQICQSINFLHHNKLTHTDLKPENILFVESDYVVKYNSKMKRDERTLKNTDIKIVDLGSATYDDEHHSTLVSTRHYRAPEVILALGWSQPCDVWSIGCILIEYYLGFTVFQTNDNKEHLAMMERILGPIPTDMIQKTRKQKYFLHNHLDWEEHSSPGRYVTGHCKPLKEFMLCHDEEHEKLFDLIQRMLEYDPVKRITLDEALQHPFFDLLKKK; this comes from the exons AT gggTGGCATACATGTAGCAgtgaaaatcataaaaaatatggGACAATATCATGAAGCAGCTCATTCAGAAATCGAAGTATTGGAGCATTTAAATAGTACTGATCCCAATAATGTCTT CCGATGTGTCCAGATGCTAGAATGGTTTGATCATCATGGTCATATTTGTATTGTGTTCGAACTCCTGGGACTTAGTACCTAtgatttcattaaagaaaatagCTTTCTGCCCTTTCAAATTGACCATATCAGGCAAATGGCATATCAGATCTGTCAGTCAATAAATT tTTTGCATCATAATAAATTAACCCATACAGATCTGaagcctgaaaatattttatttgtggaGTCTGACTATGTAGTCAAGTATAATTCAAAAATG AAACGTGATGAACGCACACTGAAAAACACGGATATCAAAATTGTTGACTTAGGAAGTGCAACATACGATGATGAACATCATAGCACTTTGGTATCTACACGGCATTACAGAGCTCCAGAGGTCATTTTGG ctttaggTTGGTCTCAGCCATGTGATGTTTGGAGCATAGGTTGCATTCTTATTGAATATTACCTTGGTTTCACAGTCTTTCAG aCTAATGATAATAAAGAACACCTGGCAATGATGGAACGTATATTAGGACCCATACCTACAGACATGATTCAGAAAACAAG GAAACAGAAGTATTTTCTTCATAATCATCTAGATTGGGAGGAACATAGTTCTCCTGGTAGATATGTTACGGGACACTGCAAACCATTAaag GAATTTATGCTCTGTCATGATGAAGAACATGAGAAACTGTTTGACCTGATTCAAAGAATGTTAGAATATGATCCAGTGAAAAGAATTACCTTGGATGAAGCATTGCAGCAtcctttctttgacttattaaaaaagaaataa
- the LOC132485885 gene encoding dual specificity protein kinase CLK4-like isoform X2, translated as MSHSKRTHCPDWDNRESLGHESYSGSHKRKRRSHSSTQENRHCKPHHQLKESYCHYLEARFLNERYYRDQRHIDEYRNDYCKRYVPRRYHTDVESSYRIHCSKSSVRSWRSSPKRKRNRQCSSNQSRSKSHQRKRSRSIEDDEEGHLICQSGDVLKARYEIVNTLGEGTFGRVVECIDHGMGGIHVAVKIIKNMGQYHEAAHSEIEVLEHLNSTDPNNVFRCVQMLEWFDHHGHICIVFELLGLSTYDFIKENSFLPFQIDHIRQMAYQICQSINFLHHNKLTHTDLKPENILFVESDYVVKYNSKMKRDERTLKNTDIKIVDLGSATYDDEHHSTLVSTRHYRAPEVILALGWSQPCDVWSIGCILIEYYLGFTVFQTNDNKEHLAMMERILGPIPTDMIQKTRKQKYFLHNHLDWEEHSSPGRYVTGHCKPLKEFMLCHDEEHEKLFDLIQRMLEYDPVKRITLDEALQHPFFDLLKKK; from the exons ATGAGTCATTCCAAAAGAACTCACTGCCCTGACTGGGATAACAGAGAAAGCCTGGGACATGAAAGCTATAGTGGAAGTCACAAACGGAAGAGGAGATCCCACAGTAGTACACAAGAGAACAGACATTGTAAACCACATCACCAGCTTAAAGAATCTTATTG TCATTATTTAGAAGCAAGGTTCTTGAATGAGAGATATTATCGGGACCAGAGacac attgatgaatacagaaatgactactgcaaaagatatgttcctagaCGTTATCACACAGACGTTGAAAGCAGTTATCGAATCCACTGCAGTAAATCTTCAGTCCGAAGCTGGAGAAGCAGTCCTAAAAGGAAGCGTAATAGACAGTGTTCAAGTAATCAGTCACGTTCG AAGAGCCACCAAAGGAAAAGATCCAGGAGTATAGAAGATGATGAAGAGGGTCACCTGATCTGCCAAAGTGGAGACGTTCTAAAAGCAAGAT ATGAAATCGTGAACACTTTGGGAGAAGGGACCTTTGGCAGAGTTGTAGAGTGCATTGATCATGGCAT gggTGGCATACATGTAGCAgtgaaaatcataaaaaatatggGACAATATCATGAAGCAGCTCATTCAGAAATCGAAGTATTGGAGCATTTAAATAGTACTGATCCCAATAATGTCTT CCGATGTGTCCAGATGCTAGAATGGTTTGATCATCATGGTCATATTTGTATTGTGTTCGAACTCCTGGGACTTAGTACCTAtgatttcattaaagaaaatagCTTTCTGCCCTTTCAAATTGACCATATCAGGCAAATGGCATATCAGATCTGTCAGTCAATAAATT tTTTGCATCATAATAAATTAACCCATACAGATCTGaagcctgaaaatattttatttgtggaGTCTGACTATGTAGTCAAGTATAATTCAAAAATG AAACGTGATGAACGCACACTGAAAAACACGGATATCAAAATTGTTGACTTAGGAAGTGCAACATACGATGATGAACATCATAGCACTTTGGTATCTACACGGCATTACAGAGCTCCAGAGGTCATTTTGG ctttaggTTGGTCTCAGCCATGTGATGTTTGGAGCATAGGTTGCATTCTTATTGAATATTACCTTGGTTTCACAGTCTTTCAG aCTAATGATAATAAAGAACACCTGGCAATGATGGAACGTATATTAGGACCCATACCTACAGACATGATTCAGAAAACAAG GAAACAGAAGTATTTTCTTCATAATCATCTAGATTGGGAGGAACATAGTTCTCCTGGTAGATATGTTACGGGACACTGCAAACCATTAaag GAATTTATGCTCTGTCATGATGAAGAACATGAGAAACTGTTTGACCTGATTCAAAGAATGTTAGAATATGATCCAGTGAAAAGAATTACCTTGGATGAAGCATTGCAGCAtcctttctttgacttattaaaaaagaaataa